The Cicer arietinum cultivar CDC Frontier isolate Library 1 chromosome 1, Cicar.CDCFrontier_v2.0, whole genome shotgun sequence genome contains the following window.
gtcgatgtagacggtttaaaagtgaagatgaaataagagtgcatttgtatgcagatggatttatgcctaactactggatttggactaatcatggagaagagtctccagcggcgcctaatactagtacatctatggagaattataacacaggtccttcaagtagtactaccatgttaggtatagattattataactatcaacactttgaggcgatgaatgatatgatctcggatgctgttggggttaatttgtcattcaatgaagatcaatatgacgataccgatggacttcccaatgaagaagctcagagattttatggtcttttgaaagagacaaataaaccgttgtttgaaggttcttcaaactcaaagttatcaatgtgtattagactattaggtctaaagtctcaatttcatgttcctgatttagctttggatttcatgactaaaatgatgctagatgcaacacctgttagagatggtttgccgcaaagttattatgatgcgaaacggttagtgtcaaagttaggattaggtgtcaagaggattgattgttgtgttaaaggttgcatgttgtattatgacaatgaatttggtatgaatgatgctaacttagttgaatgcaaattttgtcaacaaccaaggtatcaccaaaggaataactctagggtaagtaggggaaaatcaattccaaggaaagcaatgttttacctacctattgtatcaagattgcagagattgtttgcatcaatacaaactgcaggaaatatgacgtggcattatgagaatagaagaaattcaagcgagttgcgacatccgtctgatggtcaggcatggaaacactttgatcaaatgcatcctgattttgcgtcagatccacgcaatgtaagacttggattatcctcagatggatttacgtcgtacatacaagcatcgtctactccttattcttgttggccggttattgttactccttacaatcttcctcctaatatgtgtatgtctaaaccttatatgttcttagctgctgtgataccaggtccttctaatcctacaactggtattgatatttttttacaacctttgattgacgatttgaagaggttgtggaatggtgtcttgacatatgatattgctcggagagaaaattttatgatgagagctgcattgatgtggaccattaatgatttccccgcttatgggatgttgtcaggatggggcacccatggtaaattagcttgtcctatttgtatggaagatacaaaagcatttactttaaaatttggcgggaaagcatcgtggtttgactcgcatcgtaggtttttacctgctgatcatgcatttagaaggaacaaagctgcatttatgaagggctatgcagaaagtctaggaccaccgcttaagttgacatcagaacaagtttggaataaagtaaaagatatgccaaaggtacatgttgttaatggtgtggcctgtaaaccacaaggttatggacaatggcacaattggacaaaaagatgtattttttgggatctaccgtattggaaagataatcttttgagacataatctcgatgtaatgcatattgagaaaaatttctttgacaacatatttaatactgtgatgaatgtgaaaggaaaaacaaaagataatgacaaagccagaaaagacataggtatatattgcagacgaccagatttgttgttggtggaacaaaacggcaagaccctaaaacctcgtgcgaattacactttatctactgatgaagccaaatctgtttatcgttggatcaaagagctgaagacgcctgacggttattgttctaatttggcaagatgtgctgatgtggaaaatgggaggatgcatgggatgaaaagtcatgattgtcatatatttttagagtgtttacttcctattgcctttagtgctttaccgacacatgtattgaacccacttattgaagtgagtcaatatttcaagaatttgtgttcttcaacactctatgataaagatctcatcaagatggaaaatgacattccgatcattctatgtaagttggagaaagtatttcctcctgggttttttgattccatggagcatctctcagtgcatcttgcaagtgaagctaggcttggtggaccagttcagtatagatggatgtatccatttgaaaggtgatatatatatacatatacttgattttcaatatacttcaacttatatatacatggagcttattgtacatctctttgtatattataggttcatgggttattcaaaacggtcggtgaaaaacaaagctagagttgagggctcaatttgttcatcttaccttcaccgtgaaacaacacacttttgttctcattatttcaacaacgaaacgttgtcaccagttaacggaagaaacgctactgatagtgttatacgtcatccacatgctttatcagttttttgcttgtctggtcatcatgctggtagggattttccgattttctggccaagcgacaaagtatttaatgcggcacatgttcacgttttgattaactgcaccgaagttaaaccatacattgagtacgtttcaaatttctcttcatattaattatatttaattatatgattaaattgatattcaccatatatatggtcatcgatcagggcatttttaaatacgggacaatcatctgatgatatacattcaaatttcccattatggtttcaacaacaagtgcatctcgaagaacaaactcctatcaacatccacttaaggcacttatctatgggcccgagtagaagtttcaaagaatggcacacctattacgtcaatggatacaaatttcacactgaatcttggactgaaggaaaagaaacaattaatagtggagtttgtatgaaaagtgtctctgatagtggtgtagtagaagatttctatggcataattgagcatatttacgaaattgactacacgttcctagattatgcgaaaaaagtggtgttgttttactgtaagtggtttgatccatctagcagaggaactaaaataaatttgatatccaatactgtagacattcgtatgagcaaaaaatatccacggtttgatccatttgccctggcccataatgtaagacaagtctattatgttccttatccatcaactgtcagaagcaaacaaggttggtgtgctgcaatcaaaacaagaccaacgagtggaatcgaagaagttgaagcaggtcaaaatgaagaagttgcatttcaaatggatgaaatgtcaaatttggatcatgtgattggagatgagactattagtcaactttgtcatgagtcacacattggagaagaagttgatgaacaagaaatagatgaattagagaatgatgaaggcaatgacttaattcactcatcaaatgacgacgacgatgatgacgaagacgaagacgaagacaattaattaattatatatatatgtgtgtttctatatctataatattatatattgtaattgaaatgaacgacaccttatatatatatttttatattttatatatatttctttatttatgtcagtgttataatttatttatgtatatttcattattaattaatcttatgttaattgtatacacacatatattatattatatatatgtatggatatggatatatatatatatagacatggcttcagtgtcgggagtaggaggatcaggaggttcggatggatcgggaggaacaggaacggcggcaatacgaggaatatccaaaacatcacgtggtaagaaaaaagttgctaaacgtgttgttaatgacccatctctcatgccgatgccgtccattggtactagtggtggagctattcctctatatccggaggtcccagtagagccttataccttagacgaaataatggatcccggatgtgttgattgctacaaccgcattgtcatcattccagaaggagatgggtatgtaaactatgattgattaaatatttcattattattgcaatgtaaatacattattaattttattaatttatttttatatttaatttgcatataaactttgaagatatcttccttttaaatcatctgcaaaggcaattgctgaagtcatacaagagaaatataaaaaaccatggttgtcttggggtgagataaaagaggataagacacctcaaattagggaagttgatcagtttttacattgtttcaaagtaagtcattagattaatttatttaattactatttatttatacatttgattaatttactgaattactaattatatttttaatattttttaaatttcaacaaacaacagaccaaatgcacttggaaaagagagcatgatgccgcagttttggcttcatttgaccatcgcttttcaaagcgtctctcatctatgttggcttacgcacgtaataagggggaggaaaaacggcctaattggattggtgaaaatgtttggactgctttgtggaggaaatggaacacagatgcttacaaacagaagagagaaaaagcaaagactaatagagcatctgagaggggtaccagtactcataagggaggttccatgtctgctggagaaattaaatattatatggtaatttattattatttataatatatatctattaatttatattcaattaatcatcacatttcaccaacttataaacttgacattaatttaatattttaggaaaagcaacttggaagggaggtcactcaggctgagatacatcgctatcttcatgttaatcctgaaacaaatgagtatactgatgaattatcaaaaaatattcaggtaattattatatattaattgttatatattaattagacctataaattattatatattaattattaactattttatttttttatttttaatataggaacaacttcaacaaatcatgaaagaatgggatgatcatcaagctactcttcctcctgctcagcgagctggtccagtgcagcggaaacaatatgagaccgcaagttttatgcacatcagtggtggcaagtacaaagggcgtgtgctgggtgccggtagtttatcatcaacctttaagaaaggtccaaccggctatattcagactgagacgtcttcttcttatgctagtacggatcgatctcatcgtccgtcgatagataatgatcttgaccagttaaagaagcaatgggcaagtgagcaagaagaaaagacacaacagctgatacaagccgcaattgataaattgaatgaggagtggaaacaaaagtttcaagagcagcagcagcagtttcagcagcaacaacaacaatttcaacaacaacaattttcatttcctcctgtgtttcatcagcagttcccgcctcggcctcaatacttgcctcaacaaccactattccagcagcaacaaaattactctcaatactcccagcagcagcaaccgcctccaaatttccaacagcaacaccaggatcctccgaactctgccttccagcaaGTACAGCAGCAGCCGCCAatgtttcaacaacaacaatattttcataattatccgTATGTTCCGTCCTCTTCACATCAaattcctcaacctcaaccagatcatcaaactgcataccgaccaactatgccaacagctgggttgatcagaccagatttaaatcaacctcaaccagctagGGCTCCTcattcgactagtggtggtgccattgaagatgaaattcaatttcaaaccatgatgtctcctccaacacaaattcataatacttttgagggacttctttCGTCGGGCATGgcaggaaataatgatggtgtgagtggagctgatcagaggaattattatgaggattgatgtcatctgaataatttcataatttatttttgggttgtatgaacacatattaattatgttgtcttagttaattattgtgtgtttaattttgcgtttgtaagacattatttataaattttgggtatgtaagacattatttgttaattttggaatgcatgttttatttgattttgtggtaattaatttaattattattaatattatatttttatatataatatttatttttattttaatatttaattttatttaaattttaatttaattttaattttaattttttttatttgtaatttaaattaatctttaattataattataatttaaatattttattttaaatttaattttaatttttaattatattcagattagtttattatatattaaatttattttataatgatattatattttaaatttaattataattttaatttaattataattttaatttaattacaatttaaatttaaattttaaatttatatttatattaatttattatatataaaattataatatagaattaattttgaatttaaaaaaattaattttttaatatacgtaatattttgtggcggcctaagccctcacaattttattttttttaatctggaggccatttgtggcggcctgggccctcacaaaagctgattttaaaatcagtctgtcctttgtggcggcctaagccctcacaaaggcagacttttgtggctgcaaaagccctcacaaatgtctgtcttttgtggctgcaaaagccctcacaaatgtcaaccTGTTTCtggcactttgtggctgcaaaagccctcacaaaatttgtgaccagcttctttgtggctgccaaaagTCCTCACAAAAGCaacctttgtggctgattatacccctttgtgagggcaaaagccctcaccaaatgcttgttttcttgttgtgtatACCCATTTATCAAGCATTCATAAAtacatttgaatttaaaaagtcgatataaaaattatatgttattatttataacTTTAGTGCATAATAAGAACAAGTTGACACATTTTGAAATTCATTAAAAGTcattcttaaatttttaattttataaatcaactcACAGATTTATAGAAGTCTTGAAGTCTTTATTGATGGTTTCATATTTTGTGAATCGACcaacacaatttaaaaaaaaaattattaatcgaTTCATTCATGATATATAGTTGATATATAAGTGGATTCACACTCTTTTAGAACATGAAGAACATGTTAATTTAGTTATCTGTTTTGAGACTATAAACGTACTTTGGAAACTGGAAACGAATGTTGACTTCATGTTTGATGAGTTATTCAAATCCATttgcaaaattaaatataattgtaaATATGTGTTGTGTCAGAAGTAATTATACGATTGTTTTTTCTTTAGCCGTTTCTGTTTGGAATAAAACTTTCCTATTATACCCCAATCATCAATCTACGCTATCCATTTGCTAGTTTGTGATTGCTCAAGTTTTTCGTAAATTAACAATGGCAGTAACAATGGCAACATATTATTATTGCAATATTTTTTTGCAATTGCTATGTTATTATgatgcttttttttttagttattacaTGCATTACTTTTTGGCATTTTTTTCGAatatacaataatttaaaatgcgcagtctaaaaaaaaaatttaaatgcagtaaacaaatttatcattttaattttttattggattaaatataaattgtaaattattttgcacatacattcaaatatatatttttttatgaatgtaTCAAATTTCATATATTCTTAGTTTAATATATTTGCTATTGAAACTTATTGTGTTTgtagtaaattattattattatttaagtcatacaaatataaatattatatattgtaaattTATGTCCATTATAGTAAATATACATTTTAGCGTACTTTTGACTAATATAATTTAAACGAACTTTATTTGTCAAACGAAGATTAAAGACATAATTCAAACATAATTAATCACGTTAGACAAAACtcatttttagttaaaagtacgtttgcaaaataaaatttatttaaaagtacaTCTGCAAATGTTAATCTAAACACATACAAAATCCTAGATTTCTAAGACACGTGAGAATTGATTCACAAACTCTATAACTATATTCACAAAACTCGCAAAGTAAGTTTTTGTCAGTTTGTTTATAGTTAAAAAGTGGAAATGTGGTAATTTTAGTTTGGATACATTGTACTTTGACCAACATCTTTATATACTAATCTCGTTTCATTTTCATTTAGAATAGTTTCACTTATTCCTAGAGTTTCTTCCATTCAAGATGATAATTTAGGTTAAACACTTTTCTTATTCAAGTGATGTTAGCAAATGAAGCTATTTGAGAAACATCAAGAGATGTGATATCTTTTGTTGGGGTGATTATTTTAGATATGAGCAATCGTGGGGATATCGATCAACATCATGTTGTGGTTATGAAGAggaattttatttagtttttagagaGAGATTTTCTCTAAGTGTTATCTTGCAAGAATTGAAGGGGTGTTTCTTCTTGAAAACAATGGTTCAAATTATCTTGGAAGGTGTTTCAAGAAATGTGGTTTAAGAGTGTTTAGGAAACACGAGATTAGTGTATGAGTTTGTAACAAATGCGGGTAGATCTTGTAAACTTTCTAATTGATAATAAAGTAAGAATATAACACTCATTATTAATTGAGACTAAATTTATTCTACATACAAGAACGAAATATTGAAACGAGTAAAAATCGTTGTGtgcttttctctttcctttaactcatttaatatatgtttatgtAAATTATCATTTTGGTATATGGTGGcacaaaattctattttttgttttgtttttaaatggTAGAAAAATTAGCAACGTTAACAATTCAGTTTTTAATCCACTTCATGTTTTAAATTGCTCAGCGTCAAGTCTATTTTGAACTCATCtaaaaaattgtgaattgtaATCGTAATTGAAGtttctattataatttattagagTGTAGTGAAACAATGAGTGTGTCAGGGGAAAAATTTGCGTGCAAAAAAGAGCCATTGTATTGTTAACCGAATTGGGTAATTTATTTGGTGAGAAAGTTGAATTAATTTTGGTTTCATCtcaatcaaacaaataaattgTGTAATGTATTGTAACCAAAATTTGATAGACACCGGTTAAACATTGTAGTTACAATTAATGCAAATGTTTAATTAtctgttattttttagtttcgaaaaacttttaaaaattaatttatgccaccgaaaatattactggattgagtcgcggactatgtcgctctctttaagacgtttcgcggcactgtCCAAAATGtccaaggcagactatcaaccacgaagtccccatgTAAGAATGTCATCCTTCagaacattaaaaataatatcttttgtTGCCATTGTTTAAAGTGACACCTACGACCACAAGGTTAAGAGCCTTGCGCTCTACCAACTGAGCTAGACGggaattttgttttaaaaaatcgaTCATAGTATATAATCGTGTTTCATTTTAAGCTTTACATTATTTTGATTGGAATGTAGGGCGCAAGCAATCCAAAATTTATGTACTTTGAACTACACATTTAACAAAAGACACTGTGGTGTGGCCCATTGTGCACCACATGTAGTAAATTTTTTATCGTATACCCTTTTATATCTCTACCTcacattttacatattttatctttttaaaacaaacaaaaagttgtCTTACCCCACAACCTTCAATTTGTATtctaaaaatcttaaaatttagaTTGAATTATTTAGTATCAGATTGTGTCAACCGACGTTGATATGGAAGtgtatttttaaccaaaaaaacATGATagaattaagtatttttttagtcgtttaatttatttttaaagtttaaattagTCTGTTAATTTTTAAAGGTATCATTTTAGTGATTTCCGTCAAATGCATATAAAAGTGTATTATATTACACAGATGTAgcaaaacatgtattttatagttttgattAAGAGGCTATATGATGCGGCGAAAGAGtttgttcatcttcttcctaaaacttttctctttttaattGGGAATTAGAGTTTGAGAAAGTCACGTTGTTTTCCAAATCTTCTTCGAATTTCTGCAAATACAAGTCATGAAACAATCATGTGCCTTTTTTATCCTCATATCTAGAAACCTTGAGAATGTTACGATACTCATGTTTTTCTCTTTCAGTTAAGAAGAATATCGTTGACATTGATTTCAGGAATGTTCTAACACATATATAACTTTTAAGGTGAAAAAAACAACAGATGAATGCTAAAAAACTTCGTACTAATCCTTAACGCAACATATGACTTGTTTGTTATTGCTCTTaaaaattttcattatattttaacatttttttggtGCAGCGGTGTATTTCCAATTATATTTTGGATTTGTTATTTCTcaatgttttaattttgttggtttatcaaattttaaatattatagatTGTGTTTCACTATTTTAATTTCCTCTTTGtcattaaaagagaaaaaaaaaagatttatttgaatattattagttagtattttataggcaaaattatagttttagtcttttataacattttgatcaattatattttttttatttaacatctatcatttatcacttaaaatttttctaaattaaccttttttttttctttaacttttattaaaaaatactgAGATGACAAGTCACATAagtatttttttgatattttatatttatttatttgaattttaaaaaaaaattaaaaaattgagaacAACCTTAATCACCTTCTTCATCACCATTTTCACCATCTTATTTCTAAAAccaagaaaaattaaaaatcaaaattcccaaattaaaaaataaacttctAGATCTACTCATCACATCAAAATCCCCAAACTCAAACAAAACCATACTTCTATTCAAAAATCCCCAAATTGATGGTCAaccttttgttgttgtttctaGAAATCCATATCTAAAAAGTTAAACCCACAAATTACAATGCTAAAACCATAATCACTCATGTCATTTATGGTTATTGAGAGCACAAGATCTCCAAAGAAGCTTAAGGTCGTTTTTATCCAAAATCAACTCACCCTTTAGAAAGCTCcaaattgtaaatttaaaaattgttagtgTCTCATATTGGAAAGCTCTCATACattgagtagttttcaactctataaatatgAAAGTCCTACATTGAATAGTTTACGAATGTGAtattgcttccatcactatatagaAAATGTCAAGCTCTTGTGTAAAGTACAACAAAGTTGGATGCAATTCTCAAATTTTAtctcttttctctcttctgCATAATGAACTTACGAGTCATTTCCCCCATTCCTTTTCGTCCCTCCAATTTTTTTGAGTAGTCCTAACACCACTGTCCTTTCAGTTTTTTAGCAGCTTTTATGTCGCAGTCCCTTCGATTTATGAGTGTCCCTTTGATTTTAGAGCCGTTTTGTGTTGTAGTCCCTTTGGTTTATGAGTGGTCTTAAGTACCATATTTTTAGACTGACCGTTATAGTTATATTGAAGCTGTAATTCAAGAACAATTTTCTACAGTGTAGTAGAATAATAATACTGTTTTAACTGGCCTATTTTAGCCTAGGGACATCGTGTTTGATAGCCTACCTTGCATAATTTTGGGCAATTCCGTGAAACTTCTTAAAAAGAGCGATGTGATATGCGAATTAATTCAGTCATATCTTCGGTgtctgaaaattattttaaaaactaaaaaacaacaGTTTTAAGATGTTTGTCTCTGCCGTGTCAACCGAAGAGATTACTAGATCTAGTTCCGCTGCTTCTGATTTAAATAAACTATTTCAGTTTGAAGGATGTCACTTCAAACGATGACAACAAAAGATGCTACTTTTCGTAACTATGAAAATGTTGTCAATGTTCTAAAAGATGACATTCCAATTGTTTCAAAAATAGttgaacaaacaaaaaaagataagaaatatACTGAATCAACTCAATGGGAACATAATGATTACCTTTGTAAGAGTTATGTTCTTAATGGATTTGTTGATGATCTATATGATTACTACCATTATAGCAATACTGCTAATGGGATGCTttgaagaagaaatatgatatcGAGGAAACTAAGGCTAAAAATTATGGTATGATCCACTACCTCAATTATCAAATGACCGA
Protein-coding sequences here:
- the LOC140918914 gene encoding uncharacterized protein; its protein translation is MAKLIVIKDHGNLVDKKRLFISDVKDENSLDCIVSKDKIVQIAPNPELESNSTSTISCEFGYNGCVADSNVANEGKCQHKSSDKEEWTLLDLYSGCGAMSTSICVDCVVIPAKDSLVEQTSQGTFVPYERKHILTEATEKPKYPGRVRVVGRGVEKQLGREVTQAEIHRYLHVNPETNEYTDELSKNIQEQLQQIMKEWDDHQATLPPAQRAGPVQRKQYETASFMHISGGKYKGRVLGAGSLSSTFKKGPTGYIQTETSSSYASTDRSHRPSIDNDLDQLKKQWASEQEEKTQQLIQAAIDKLNEEWKQKFQEQQQQFQQQQQQFQQQQFSFPPVFHQQFPPRPQYLPQQPLFQQQQNYSQYSQQQQPPPNFQQQHQDPPNSAFQQVQQQPPMFQQQQYFHNYPYVPSSSHQIPQPQPDHQTAYRPTMPTAGLIRPDLNQPQPARAPHSTSGGAIEDEIQFQTMMSPPTQIHNTFEGLLSSGMAGNNDGVSGADQRNYYED